A region from the Salvia splendens isolate huo1 chromosome 15, SspV2, whole genome shotgun sequence genome encodes:
- the LOC121769349 gene encoding probable E3 ubiquitin-protein ligase RHB1A isoform X2, whose amino-acid sequence MKHPVSEEHEPLSSHNEISAFSTGLLVDTNLDTSVPDTYRPPPAPIPYETYIGRPSTPSRNQEESGHETEVALGITNVVRVEDINHGSPLETKVKKQPDNEEKDVDLEASKLMEDESSDELKKSSKVLDAPIVDEDDCPICLEEYVEDNPKILTKCDHHFHLACILEWMERSDICPVCDQEMVISPAAGV is encoded by the exons ATGAAGCATCCAGTGTCTGAAGAGCATGAACCCTTATCATCGCATAACGAAATCTCTGCCTTCTCTACTGGGCTATTGGTTGATACAAATCTAGACACGTCAGTTCCAGACACTTACCGACCACCTCCTGCGCCTATACCTTATGAAACATATATAGGCCGCCCATCTACACCCTCCAGAAATCAAGAAGAATCTGGACATGAAACCGAAGTGGCTTTGGGCATCACTAATGTAGTGCGTGTAGAAGACATAAACCATGGAAGCCCATTGGAAACTAAGGTGAAGAAACAACCTGATAATGAAGAGAAGGATGTTGACCTAGAAGCATCAAAATTAATGGAAGATGAAAGTTCAGATGAGCTTAAAAAGTCCAGCAAAGTTCTTGATGCACCTATAGTAGATGAGGATGATTGTCCAATTTGTCTTGAAG AATATGTTGAAGACAACCCAAAGATCCTCACAAAATGTGATCATCATTTCCATCTTGCTTGTATACTTGAATGGATGGAAAGAAGTGATATCTGTCCTGTGTGTGATCAG GAAATGGTTATCAGTCCTGCTGCAGGAGTTTAG
- the LOC121769349 gene encoding probable E3 ubiquitin-protein ligase RHB1A isoform X1, whose amino-acid sequence MGGCCCCCASDVNERNRSPPFFHHPVSEEHEPLSSHNEISAFSTGLLVDTNLDTSVPDTYRPPPAPIPYETYIGRPSTPSRNQEESGHETEVALGITNVVRVEDINHGSPLETKVKKQPDNEEKDVDLEASKLMEDESSDELKKSSKVLDAPIVDEDDCPICLEEYVEDNPKILTKCDHHFHLACILEWMERSDICPVCDQEMVISPAAGV is encoded by the exons ATGGGAGGTTGCTGCTGTTGCTGTGCGTCTGATGTAAATGAGCGTAATAGGTCACCTCCATTTTTTCAT CATCCAGTGTCTGAAGAGCATGAACCCTTATCATCGCATAACGAAATCTCTGCCTTCTCTACTGGGCTATTGGTTGATACAAATCTAGACACGTCAGTTCCAGACACTTACCGACCACCTCCTGCGCCTATACCTTATGAAACATATATAGGCCGCCCATCTACACCCTCCAGAAATCAAGAAGAATCTGGACATGAAACCGAAGTGGCTTTGGGCATCACTAATGTAGTGCGTGTAGAAGACATAAACCATGGAAGCCCATTGGAAACTAAGGTGAAGAAACAACCTGATAATGAAGAGAAGGATGTTGACCTAGAAGCATCAAAATTAATGGAAGATGAAAGTTCAGATGAGCTTAAAAAGTCCAGCAAAGTTCTTGATGCACCTATAGTAGATGAGGATGATTGTCCAATTTGTCTTGAAG AATATGTTGAAGACAACCCAAAGATCCTCACAAAATGTGATCATCATTTCCATCTTGCTTGTATACTTGAATGGATGGAAAGAAGTGATATCTGTCCTGTGTGTGATCAG GAAATGGTTATCAGTCCTGCTGCAGGAGTTTAG